The following proteins come from a genomic window of Gordonia westfalica:
- a CDS encoding tetratricopeptide repeat protein, which produces MAMTGAVDLGGIKERAEAQRAQAQRAQAQRAQAQPDGAQPVPGTPPPAAPPAAPGASVIDVTEETFESEVLDRSMQQLVVVDLWAEWCGPCKQLSPVLERLAAESGGRWVLAKVDVDASPRIAQAFRVQSIPMVVAIVQGQPVTAFNGVRSEAEITSWIDEIFAQVGNALPDAPAGAAPEPEQSDPRMIAAEEKLNDGDFDGALAAYRAVAEAEPENVEAASAARNLEFILRAQAHDPAIVETASPRDVDAQLAAADVLLLSQQPEAAFDRIIDVVRVTNGDERTRARTRLLELFELFDPAEDFVVAARRKLASALY; this is translated from the coding sequence ATGGCCATGACCGGTGCCGTCGATCTCGGCGGAATCAAGGAACGGGCCGAAGCCCAACGCGCCCAGGCTCAGCGAGCCCAGGCCCAGCGAGCGCAGGCTCAGCCCGACGGCGCACAGCCGGTCCCCGGCACCCCGCCGCCGGCTGCACCGCCCGCCGCGCCGGGCGCGAGCGTCATCGACGTGACCGAGGAGACCTTCGAGTCCGAGGTCCTCGACCGGTCGATGCAGCAGCTCGTCGTCGTCGACCTCTGGGCGGAATGGTGCGGACCGTGCAAGCAGTTGTCGCCGGTTCTCGAGCGTCTCGCCGCGGAGTCCGGCGGTCGCTGGGTGCTCGCCAAGGTCGATGTCGACGCCAGTCCCCGTATCGCGCAGGCATTCCGGGTGCAGTCGATCCCGATGGTCGTCGCCATCGTGCAGGGACAGCCGGTCACCGCGTTCAACGGCGTCCGGTCCGAGGCCGAGATCACCAGCTGGATCGACGAGATCTTCGCCCAGGTCGGCAACGCGTTGCCGGACGCACCCGCGGGTGCGGCTCCCGAGCCGGAGCAGTCCGATCCGCGCATGATCGCCGCCGAGGAGAAGCTCAACGACGGTGACTTCGACGGGGCACTGGCCGCATATCGCGCCGTTGCCGAAGCCGAACCCGAGAACGTCGAGGCGGCGTCGGCGGCGCGGAACCTCGAATTCATCCTGCGCGCGCAGGCCCACGACCCGGCCATCGTCGAGACGGCGTCACCGCGCGACGTCGACGCCCAGCTCGCGGCCGCGGACGTCCTGCTGCTGTCGCAGCAGCCCGAGGCGGCCTTCGACCGGATCATCGACGTGGTCCGCGTGACCAACGGCGACGAGCGCACACGGGCACGGACGCGACTCCTCGAGCTGTTCGAGCTGTTCGATCCGGCCGAGGACTTCGTCGTCGCCGCACGCCGGAAGCTGGCCAGCGCGCTCTACTGA
- the glgB gene encoding 1,4-alpha-glucan branching protein GlgB, producing the protein MPVTDLESLPDPAATDHDLRRLHALTHPDPHAFLGAHDAPGGSTILRTLRPDALSVSAVIGGVDHPMSRQTDDLWVVTVPIADLMDYRYRIVYPDGSGGTSEFVVADGYRFLPSLGDIDIHLFSEGRHEKLWEALGARIVSYTTADGDVRGTAFSVWAPNAHGVAVIGDFDHWTGRVAPMRKVGVSGVWEVFIPDVGDGAHYKFRVHGADGVIRDKADPMAYRTTLPPSTASVVAESHHVWSDDAWIARREASAPEREPMSVYEVHLASWRQGLGYRELAHQLADYVVEKGFTHVEFLPVAEHPFGGSWGYQVTSYYAPTARFGTPDDFRYLVDHLHSRGIAVLVDWVPAHFPKDEWALARFDGTPLYEHADPMRGEQLDWGTYVFDFGRHEVRNFLVANALFWFSEFHIDGLRVDAVASMLYLDYSRPDGQWRPNVHGGRENLEAVQFLQETNATVHKHFPGVITVAEESTAWPGVTRMTDLGGLGFSFKWNMGWMHDSLDYLSRDQVHRSFHHHEITFSLMYAWSENFVLPLSHDEVVHGKGTLWTRMPGDSFTKAAGARVYLAYMWSHPGKQLLFMGQEFGQTGEWADNRSLDWHQLEGWEGELHSGISALVTDLNRIYRSSPALYTQDITPLGYEWIDANDTANNVISFLRFGEDGSVVACIFNFSGSDRVDYQVGLPQGGVWEEILNTDADAYSGAGRGNLGSVTADGPSYHGRPTSARVMLPANSAIWLAPR; encoded by the coding sequence GTGCCCGTGACCGATCTCGAGTCCCTCCCCGACCCCGCAGCCACCGACCACGACCTGCGTCGGCTTCACGCACTGACCCACCCCGACCCGCATGCGTTCCTCGGGGCGCACGACGCACCGGGCGGCAGCACGATCCTGCGCACCCTACGGCCCGACGCACTGTCGGTGTCGGCGGTCATCGGCGGCGTCGACCATCCGATGTCCCGCCAGACCGACGACCTGTGGGTCGTCACGGTGCCGATCGCCGACCTGATGGACTACCGCTACCGGATCGTCTATCCCGACGGTTCGGGCGGGACGTCGGAATTCGTGGTCGCCGACGGATACCGGTTCCTGCCGAGCCTCGGCGACATCGACATCCACCTGTTCAGCGAGGGACGTCACGAGAAGCTGTGGGAGGCCCTCGGCGCGCGCATCGTCTCGTACACGACGGCCGACGGCGACGTCCGCGGCACCGCGTTCTCTGTGTGGGCGCCCAACGCGCACGGCGTGGCCGTCATCGGCGACTTCGACCACTGGACCGGCCGTGTGGCCCCCATGCGCAAGGTCGGGGTCAGCGGCGTCTGGGAGGTGTTCATCCCCGACGTCGGCGACGGTGCGCACTACAAGTTCCGGGTACACGGCGCCGACGGCGTGATCCGCGACAAGGCCGACCCGATGGCCTACCGGACCACACTCCCGCCGTCGACCGCGTCGGTCGTCGCCGAGTCGCACCATGTCTGGTCCGACGACGCCTGGATCGCCCGCCGGGAGGCCTCCGCACCCGAGCGCGAACCGATGAGCGTCTACGAGGTGCACCTGGCGTCGTGGCGTCAGGGCCTGGGCTATCGCGAACTCGCCCATCAGCTCGCCGATTACGTCGTCGAGAAGGGCTTCACCCACGTCGAGTTCCTGCCGGTGGCCGAACACCCCTTCGGCGGCTCGTGGGGCTACCAGGTGACGTCGTACTACGCGCCGACTGCGCGCTTCGGCACCCCCGACGACTTCCGCTATCTCGTCGACCACCTGCATTCGCGCGGCATCGCCGTGCTCGTCGACTGGGTGCCCGCGCACTTCCCGAAGGACGAGTGGGCCCTCGCCCGCTTCGACGGCACGCCGCTCTACGAGCACGCCGACCCGATGCGTGGCGAGCAACTCGACTGGGGCACCTACGTTTTCGACTTCGGACGTCACGAGGTGCGCAACTTCCTGGTCGCCAACGCGCTGTTCTGGTTCAGCGAGTTCCACATCGACGGACTACGCGTCGACGCCGTCGCGTCGATGCTGTACCTGGATTACTCACGCCCCGACGGGCAGTGGCGGCCCAATGTTCACGGCGGCCGCGAGAACCTCGAGGCGGTGCAGTTCCTGCAGGAGACCAACGCGACGGTCCACAAGCACTTCCCCGGCGTCATCACCGTCGCCGAGGAGTCCACCGCGTGGCCGGGCGTCACCCGGATGACCGATCTCGGCGGTCTCGGCTTCAGCTTCAAATGGAACATGGGCTGGATGCACGACAGCCTCGACTATCTGTCACGCGATCAGGTGCACCGCAGCTTCCACCATCACGAGATCACCTTCTCGCTGATGTACGCGTGGAGCGAGAACTTCGTGCTGCCCCTGTCGCACGACGAGGTGGTGCACGGCAAGGGCACGCTCTGGACGCGGATGCCGGGCGATTCCTTCACCAAGGCCGCCGGCGCACGCGTGTACCTCGCCTATATGTGGTCGCATCCCGGCAAGCAGTTGCTGTTCATGGGCCAGGAGTTCGGCCAGACCGGTGAATGGGCCGACAACCGCAGCCTCGACTGGCACCAGCTGGAGGGATGGGAGGGCGAGCTCCATTCCGGTATCTCGGCGCTCGTCACCGATCTGAACCGCATCTACCGGTCGTCCCCGGCGCTTTACACTCAGGACATCACTCCCCTCGGCTACGAGTGGATCGACGCCAACGACACCGCGAACAACGTGATCAGCTTCCTGCGTTTCGGGGAGGACGGATCGGTCGTCGCCTGCATCTTCAACTTCTCCGGCTCGGACCGCGTCGACTATCAGGTCGGTCTGCCGCAGGGCGGGGTGTGGGAGGAGATCCTCAACACCGACGCCGACGCCTACAGCGGCGCCGGCCGGGGCAATCTGGGGTCGGTGACCGCCGACGGGCCGTCGTACCACGGACGCCCCACCTCGGCGCGGGTCATGCTGCCGGCCAACTCCGCCATCTGGCTCGCCCCGCGCTAG
- a CDS encoding maltotransferase domain-containing protein, which yields MIGRMGIDDIAPLVSAGQQPAKAVVGEFFPVSTTAWREGHDAIGVTLHVEAPRHGVLDIRMTPTPEPDTFNAAFVPDAVGFWSYRIEAWSDPYTTWRSAVTKKLDAGQGAADLANDLETGARILTRAAEAIADENRELVLDAARLLRARRRRVENRVSLAISEEVAELLHDNPVRELVTKSRTHRVWVDRTRALFGSWYEFFPRSTGGWDGEGNPVHGTFLTAAQDLPRIAGMGFDVVYLPPIHPIGEINRKGRNNTLVAGPDDVGSPWAIGSKDGGHDAIHPQLGSEEDFEYFVGRARELGLEVALDLALQCAPDHPWATEHPEWFIIQPDGTIAYAENPPKKYQDIYPLNFDDDRNGIYRAVLKVVLHWVGLGVDIFRVDNPHTKPPNFWEWLISEVKKRNPDVLFLSESFTRPARLYGLARLGFTQSYTYFTWKTVKWELEQFGRELAEHADEARPNLFVNTPDILHASLQHGGPGMFALRAALAATLAPTWGVYSGYELYEHVAVAEGSEEYLDSEKYELRPRDYKAAASRGESLEPWITSLNEIRRRHPALQQLRNIHFHHVDNPSLIAYSKIDPVSGDRVVVVINLNPFAAEESTVWLDLPKLGFEWYEHFSVRDEVSGEEYWWGQDNYVRLEPWRAVAHILALPPLDPAAAARLAYRIQ from the coding sequence GTGATCGGGCGCATGGGGATCGACGACATCGCACCCCTGGTCTCCGCCGGGCAGCAGCCCGCGAAAGCCGTTGTGGGAGAGTTCTTCCCGGTCAGCACCACGGCGTGGCGCGAAGGTCACGACGCGATCGGGGTCACGCTGCACGTCGAGGCTCCCCGCCACGGCGTTCTCGACATCCGGATGACCCCGACCCCCGAACCGGACACGTTCAACGCGGCGTTCGTCCCCGACGCCGTCGGCTTCTGGTCATACCGCATCGAGGCCTGGAGCGACCCCTACACCACCTGGCGGTCCGCGGTCACCAAGAAGCTCGATGCCGGTCAGGGCGCCGCCGATCTGGCCAACGACCTCGAGACCGGCGCCCGCATCCTCACGCGCGCCGCCGAGGCCATCGCCGACGAGAACCGCGAACTCGTGCTCGACGCCGCGCGTCTGCTCCGCGCTCGCCGCCGCCGGGTGGAGAACCGCGTGAGCCTGGCGATCTCGGAGGAGGTCGCCGAACTCCTCCACGACAATCCGGTCCGCGAACTCGTCACCAAGAGCCGCACCCATCGCGTGTGGGTGGACCGCACCCGCGCGCTGTTCGGGTCCTGGTACGAGTTCTTCCCGCGCTCGACCGGCGGCTGGGACGGCGAGGGCAACCCGGTGCACGGCACCTTCCTCACCGCCGCCCAGGACCTGCCCCGCATCGCCGGGATGGGTTTCGACGTCGTCTACCTCCCGCCGATCCACCCCATCGGCGAGATCAACCGCAAGGGACGCAACAACACGCTCGTCGCCGGCCCCGACGATGTCGGCTCGCCGTGGGCCATCGGGTCGAAGGACGGCGGCCACGACGCCATCCACCCTCAGCTCGGCAGCGAGGAGGACTTCGAGTACTTCGTCGGGCGGGCGCGTGAGCTGGGCCTCGAGGTCGCCCTCGACCTCGCCCTGCAGTGCGCACCCGACCACCCCTGGGCCACCGAACACCCCGAGTGGTTCATCATCCAGCCCGACGGCACGATCGCCTACGCGGAGAACCCGCCGAAGAAGTACCAGGACATCTACCCGCTCAACTTCGACGACGACCGCAACGGCATCTATCGGGCCGTGCTGAAGGTCGTCCTGCACTGGGTCGGCCTCGGCGTGGACATCTTCCGCGTCGACAACCCGCACACCAAACCGCCGAACTTCTGGGAATGGCTGATCAGCGAGGTCAAGAAGCGGAACCCGGACGTGCTGTTCCTGTCCGAGTCGTTCACCCGGCCCGCGCGTCTGTACGGTCTCGCCCGCCTCGGGTTCACGCAGTCCTACACGTACTTCACCTGGAAGACGGTCAAGTGGGAACTCGAGCAGTTCGGACGTGAACTGGCCGAGCACGCCGACGAGGCGCGGCCCAACCTCTTCGTCAACACGCCCGACATCCTGCACGCCAGCCTGCAGCACGGCGGCCCGGGAATGTTCGCGCTGCGCGCCGCACTGGCCGCGACCCTCGCCCCGACCTGGGGCGTCTACAGCGGCTACGAACTCTACGAACACGTGGCGGTCGCCGAGGGCAGCGAGGAGTACCTGGACTCCGAGAAGTACGAACTGCGTCCCCGCGACTACAAGGCGGCCGCGAGCCGCGGCGAGTCGCTGGAACCGTGGATCACCTCGCTCAACGAGATCCGCCGCCGCCATCCCGCGCTGCAGCAGTTGCGGAACATCCACTTCCATCACGTCGACAACCCCTCGCTGATCGCCTACTCGAAAATCGATCCCGTGTCGGGCGACCGCGTCGTGGTGGTGATCAACCTCAACCCGTTCGCCGCCGAGGAATCGACCGTCTGGCTCGACCTGCCCAAACTCGGATTCGAGTGGTACGAGCACTTCTCCGTCCGCGACGAGGTGTCCGGGGAGGAGTACTGGTGGGGACAGGACAACTACGTCCGTCTCGAGCCGTGGCGCGCGGTCGCCCACATCCTGGCCCTGCCGCCGCTCGACCCCGCCGCCGCCGCGCGACTCGCCTACCGAATCCAGTGA